The Candidatus Bathyarchaeota archaeon genomic interval CCAATTAAAAATCATATTGATTTAGCACTTGAGCTTGACCAAATCGACATGGAACGCGCAGGCAAAGTCAGCGGAGCACGGTTCTTTTACCTCAAAAACGAGGTGGCGATGCTTGATATGGCATTGATGTGTTTCGCGGTTGAGGAGCTTGCGGGTAAGGGTTACACGGCGGTTGTGCCGCCTTACATGATGAAGCGGGACGCCTACGAGGGTGTGACTGCTTTGGGCGATTTTGAGGAGGTTCTCTACAAAATCCAAGAAGAAGACCTCTACATGATAGCTACCTCTGAGCATCCCATGGCGGCTATGTACATGAACGAAACCCTCCTCGAAGCGGACATGCCCATAAAACTCGCGGGAATCAGTACCTGTTTCCGTAAGGAAGCTGGCGCGCACGGCAAAGATACCCGTGGCATTTTCCGAACGCATCAATTCAACAAAATCGAGCAATTCATATTCTGCAAACCCGAAGATTCCCCGCAGTTGCATGAGGAGCTTTTGGCTAATGCGGAGGGTATTTTGCAGAAGCTTGGCTTAGCCTACCGTGTCGTGAACGTCTGCACTGGAGATATCGGTACGGTTGCGGCGAAGAAGTATGATATTGAGGCGTGGATGCCCGCGCAGAACGGTTACCGCGAAGTGGTTTCGTGCAGTAACTGTACTGATTATCAGGGTCGCCGTTTGGGCGTTAAGTACCGTGAAAAACCTGGTGCGCCCCCCAAAGGTGTAGTGCATACGCTTAATTCCACTGCGGTGGCGACTGGGCGGACCATTGTGGCTATTCTTGAGAATAACCAGAATGCAGATGGTTCGATAAATATTCCTCAACCGCTACAGAAATACATGGGGAACAGACAAAAAATTCAGAGGAAACGGTAAACATTTTAATATGTCCTTGAGAATCTTGTGAAGGCTTGGAGAAATAAGCTTGTCGACAAAACCAGCAGCAAAAACCACAAAATCTGCGAAGCACATACGTGATAAGTGGCGTGGCAAATCATGGTACATGGTAGTTGCGCCATCGTTCTTCGGTAACATAGAGTTAGGTGCGATACCTGCGCAAGAAGAACAAATGTTAATCGGCAGAGTCGTCGAAGCCACCCTCTATGACATAACAGGCGACTTCTCACATCATTACCTTAAAATGTTCTTCCAAATTATCGAGATTGACGGTAAAAGCGCAAAAACAGTCTTCAAAGGCCATGAGTACTCTCGTGACTTCCTCCGAAGCTTAGTTAGGCGCCGAACCACCAAGGTTGACGGGTTATTCAACATCGTCACCAAAGACGGCTACAAACTCCGTGTATCCGTCTCTGCTCTTACGCTGTCTCGAATAAAGACTTCACAGGAAAAAATTATCCGCGACATGATGGAGAAAACCATCAACGAAAAGGCAGCAGCCTTAACTCTCGACCAATTCGTTCAAGAAATGGTTCTAGGCAAAATTGCATCCGACATCTACAACCAAGCAAAACTCGTTGCTCCTCTACGACACGTCGGTATACGCAAATCAAAACTAGTCGCCTCCCCAGCAGCTCCAACTCAACGTGGAGCACCCGCATCTGCACCTGCACCCGAACCAGAGCCTGAACCTGAACCAGAAGAAGAATCCGTGGAAGCTTAACCACAACTTTTTCTTTCTTTTAATTTCTCTTGTACCGTAAACAGTTAAAGAGAGCGCATTCTATTTTCCTCCCGTAGGAGACAGCACTTTTGACTGATGCAGGTGTACATGAGAAAGGAACTTTTAGCGTACAAGACACAATCGACAAAATCAAAAAAGACCCCAACTACGCTAAAGCCGGCGCAATCTGCTTGTTTGTGGGGGTAGTCCGCCGCAACACGCTTGAGCAGGAACCCGTAGAGAAACTCACCATCGAAGCCTACGAGGAAAAAGCCAATGAGGTTCTCCAAAAAATCAGCACCGAACTCACCGAGAAACCGGGCATCGTCAACGTCCAACTTCACCATCTCCTTGGCGAATTCAAAGTAGGCGACGACTTAGTCTACGTTGCAGTTGCAGGTTCACACCGTGACCAAGTGTTTCCTGTGCTTCGCGAAGCGGTGGAACGCTACAAATCTGAAGTACCCATCTTCAAAAAAGAGCATTTAACCTCGCCTGAAGGAGCCAAAAAAGCTTATTGGGTTTCAGAGAAAGAGCATCATCGGTGAAAACGTTGATTGTGGCTCTCGCAGGCGGAGTAGGCGCAGCCCGATTCCTAACTGGCCTAACCCAGCATATTCAACCCAAAGACCTAACTGTGATAGCTAACACAGGAGATGACATCAAACTCTTCGGTTTGCACATCAGCCCCGACGTTGACATCGTCACCTACACCTTAGCAGGCATTGTTGATGAGACAAAGGGCTGGGGCATCCGCGGCGACACCTTCAACTGTCTTGGAATGCTCAAAAAACAGGGTGCCGATACATGGTTCAACCTCGGCGACCAAGACCTCGCCACACATATTTACCGCACAAACCGCCTCCGCCAAGGCGCCTCCCTAACTGACGTAACCTCCGAGGTGTGCAATGCGTACGGTGTGTCGGTTAAGGTTCTGCCGATGAGCAATGACAAATTCGAAACCCACGTAACCACGCCTCAGGGTTCGATGCATTTTGAAGAATACTTTGTAAAACACCAATGCAGTCCCGAAATCCTGAGCATAGATTTTGTAGGTGCAGTTACCGCTAAGCCTTCTCCAGGCGTGTTAGAGTCGATATTGGAGGCGGATACGGTGATTGTATGTCCCAGCAACCCCATCGTAAGCATAGGCACGATTCTTTCGGTTGTTGGTGTACGTGACGCCTTGCAGCGTACCAACGCCAAAGTGGTAGGGGTAAGCCCAATCGTTGCCGGTTTACCAATTAAGGGTCCCGCAGATAAGATGCTGCGTGGCTTGGGGCTGGAGGTTTCTGCGTTTGGCGTCGCCCAGTATTACTCTGATTTTCTTGACGGCTTTGTTATTGACCAACGAGATGCAAATTTGCAGAGTCGAATCGAAAAGTTGGGCATCAAAGTGGCAGTAACTAACACCATAATGGCTAGTTTGCAGGATAAGGCAACGTTAGCCAAAACGGTACTTGCTCTCCGAGACTCTTTGGGCAACTAAATATTTTCTATATATTATTTGGACATTCTAAATAAGCCCTAACCGACAAAATGGCATTCAGCGCAGGGCGAACTAACAATTGAATAAACAGAAAAAGAAGAGCGCAAAACTTGAAGTGCCATGGTTCTTCAGCAATGTCTAAAAGTTGTTTGAGGTGAGAGCAGATAGAAAAAATGGCAGTAGGCAATAGAGGGAAAGCAAAAGCTAGACGAGCCGACCTTATCGACTGGCTCTTGGCAATTGATGCTTGCATGCCTTAAAATGCCTAGAAATCTTGCGGTTAGGTTCCCTGTTAGTTGACAGTATAGAACCTGACACGATAAGGGTTATATCTGCAAAGTTAGAATTAGTTTCCCAAGGAGTGCACGTGTTATGGAGAAAAAAAGTTACGATTGGTTCGAGCAACGCCGCAAAACCCGTGGCTTAGAATTAGCTCATGATCAAATATCAAAAGCATTTGACACGGTAACGTGGCTGCATAAAGCAACCAAAAGCTTCTCAGAAAAGAACTATGTTGAAGCCAAAAAATATATTCAAAACCTCTACAAAGCCGAAGAGGAAGTAGATGCACTCCGAACAGAAACATTCATGGAGTTATCCAAAGGCGCCGCCTTAGTCTCTGACTACCGCGAAGACCTCTTGCACCTTGTTAAACGCTTAGACACCTTAGCAGATCACACTAAGGACGCAGCTCGATGTCTCGAAATGTTAGGCGACGTCGAGATGCCTGCAGAGCTCCTTAAGAAAACAGTTTTCATGACTTCCAAACTGGTGGAGACTGCACAGACCCTGCGGGGCAGCATCGAGAAAATCTCATCTAACCCCAGTGACGCCATAAAAGAAGCCAAAGCCGTCGGCGACATCGAGCATGCAATCGACGAAGAATACCTAAACGCCAAAGGCTTATTCGTTAAGTATGGCGCCAACATGAACTGCGGTGCAATGGTTATTTTTGATGACCTCATCGAGTTCATCGAGCAAGCAGCCGACATGTGTGCAGACACAGCCGACTACATTGAGGTTCTCTCCAGCAGAGAGTAACCCTCTTCTTCTTTTTTACTTAGCATTGATAAGCAAAGCTTATAATGCAAATTCTATCAATGGGTGTATCGGATGATACTTTGACGACCACAAAGACTCCCCAAAAGGCTAAGCTAAAAAAATTTTACCGAACAGGCGAAAAATGCCCCGCCTCTGGGTTATGGGCGCATTATTGTAGAGATAAACGTGCCAGAGTCAATATTCCGCTTTCTAAAACCGAGACTTTCCCGCCCTGTCGCACCTGCGGTTCAGTTAGATGGTCCCTCACGTTGGCTGCCTAAATCTTGGCGGTCCACCTTTTTTGAAGCAACTTACTTTTATTGGCTAAACCTGCTGGGGATTAACCGCTTACATTACAAAAGGGGCATTAA includes:
- the serS gene encoding serine--tRNA ligase → MLDIKLIRDNPEMVKQNLAKRNNPQCLQMLDDLISLDKDWRGNLTQLNDLRHDRKQVTIEIAKLKKARQDAAYEVAKAQGIDQKITAMEKQVAEQEQKTRDYLLRLPNLLEDSVPIGVDDHGNVEVKKWGVIPQFDFPIKNHIDLALELDQIDMERAGKVSGARFFYLKNEVAMLDMALMCFAVEELAGKGYTAVVPPYMMKRDAYEGVTALGDFEEVLYKIQEEDLYMIATSEHPMAAMYMNETLLEADMPIKLAGISTCFRKEAGAHGKDTRGIFRTHQFNKIEQFIFCKPEDSPQLHEELLANAEGILQKLGLAYRVVNVCTGDIGTVAAKKYDIEAWMPAQNGYREVVSCSNCTDYQGRRLGVKYREKPGAPPKGVVHTLNSTAVATGRTIVAILENNQNADGSINIPQPLQKYMGNRQKIQRKR
- a CDS encoding 30S ribosomal protein S3ae: MSTKPAAKTTKSAKHIRDKWRGKSWYMVVAPSFFGNIELGAIPAQEEQMLIGRVVEATLYDITGDFSHHYLKMFFQIIEIDGKSAKTVFKGHEYSRDFLRSLVRRRTTKVDGLFNIVTKDGYKLRVSVSALTLSRIKTSQEKIIRDMMEKTINEKAAALTLDQFVQEMVLGKIASDIYNQAKLVAPLRHVGIRKSKLVASPAAPTQRGAPASAPAPEPEPEPEPEEESVEA
- a CDS encoding molybdenum cofactor biosynthesis protein MoaE, which translates into the protein MTDAGVHEKGTFSVQDTIDKIKKDPNYAKAGAICLFVGVVRRNTLEQEPVEKLTIEAYEEKANEVLQKISTELTEKPGIVNVQLHHLLGEFKVGDDLVYVAVAGSHRDQVFPVLREAVERYKSEVPIFKKEHLTSPEGAKKAYWVSEKEHHR
- the cofD gene encoding 2-phospho-L-lactate transferase translates to MKTLIVALAGGVGAARFLTGLTQHIQPKDLTVIANTGDDIKLFGLHISPDVDIVTYTLAGIVDETKGWGIRGDTFNCLGMLKKQGADTWFNLGDQDLATHIYRTNRLRQGASLTDVTSEVCNAYGVSVKVLPMSNDKFETHVTTPQGSMHFEEYFVKHQCSPEILSIDFVGAVTAKPSPGVLESILEADTVIVCPSNPIVSIGTILSVVGVRDALQRTNAKVVGVSPIVAGLPIKGPADKMLRGLGLEVSAFGVAQYYSDFLDGFVIDQRDANLQSRIEKLGIKVAVTNTIMASLQDKATLAKTVLALRDSLGN
- a CDS encoding DUF47 domain-containing protein produces the protein MEKKSYDWFEQRRKTRGLELAHDQISKAFDTVTWLHKATKSFSEKNYVEAKKYIQNLYKAEEEVDALRTETFMELSKGAALVSDYREDLLHLVKRLDTLADHTKDAARCLEMLGDVEMPAELLKKTVFMTSKLVETAQTLRGSIEKISSNPSDAIKEAKAVGDIEHAIDEEYLNAKGLFVKYGANMNCGAMVIFDDLIEFIEQAADMCADTADYIEVLSSRE